From the genome of Nicotiana tabacum cultivar K326 chromosome 17, ASM71507v2, whole genome shotgun sequence:
gatttttatgatatcaatgtaatgaaaacgatctagggttatgggctatctaacaatcctattgtattcttcaattgaattgaccgactaatttatctagcttattggttgacagggttaatattgctcataaaaatctgtcgagttcttactcgcctattcaaactaacctaatacctatatgtctatggagttagaatcaacaagaacgcatttataattcctgtaaatcaaccaagcaaggcaattaggtatatgtctatcctaaccacgaatctgttccccgatgcccgagttcaagaacttgctctactcaatcctatatgcaatctagaattcccactttcgagttcaattctagattcgtaaatagtattcaattggtgatcaagcaattaaataattaagcgcaaaattgaataaataaaccaatatgataaatcaagaaggcaaaatcaatatccgaataataatagtcatgaaagaaccacaaccctagaacgtgaagtttagctccacatagatatggtagccaaacaacaaatcatacaaagaaacataaaaattactaagtttggtgggagaaagatgaaacttgatgaattccggcctccacggcggctctgtgcttGTGTTTCCTCTCAAAAACGTCCTCTCCAAGTATGTTCTCCTCCGGTATGTTCTCTTCCGATCTTTTTTCTTTCGGTCCTTTTTTCCTATATggcatttttaggtctatttatatgtataGGGAAAGACCTAAACATGTAGgacaagtcctagtcaaacccgaaaacgaattaagtcttcaaaattcggattggacctggccccaggcctggcgtcgccagcctaacgccagCCTCAGCCTGGCTTTAGCCTTGCAAAGCCAGCTTCAAGCCTGGCGTCGCCAGGTTCTCTCATTCACTGCTCCTGCGCACGCTTTCAACTTGTAGGTCTCctttttcttctactttcatctcaaattcacctacacataaaatagacttaattaagcacaaatataataTAGTTTAGTATTAAATCCCCAAAatataaggtaagtaatgcactaaaaatatgtaattataacCAAACATCAGCGAGCAATCCCAACAAGTTAtgttattaaaggtaaaataaagtattaaaattaaatagtttttAGAAAATAAATACTATACGTAACATTTTTTCTTTGACACTAATAAGAGAAATGCATCACATAAAATGGGATATAAAAAATACACTATTTAACTCATACATATTCGTGTTCTTAAAATTGGAATGAGTTCGCAATGAATCTAAATCGGGAACTTCTTCTTTAGatagtttttaaaatttgaactcaaattttgttcCAATATGTACTTAAAGGTTTTCAAGAAGAATATTGTAttggaaattatttttcttgtgaGTTAGTTGTTAAATAGTGCACCTCCCAGAAATAGTAACAATAATTCTTTTTCATCTCTTCTCTGCTATGATGAAAAAACTCATACTTCTCTCTACTCTTTCTCTCTCTGGAAGTTTCCTTTAATCTTTCATCTCGATTCATTGCATGTTGTAGATTCATAGATGATGAGCTAATAATTCAAGttctaacatggtatcagagcgccGATTACTGGATTAGAGTTGTTTCGCGATTTTGTTCTTCGAAGCTTGAcctgggttcagcaatggcggacGATGAGATTGCAAATCTGCCTCACAATCATCCATGGTTCCTAAAGAATTTTGATATACCAGGAACAACTTTAATCTTGCTCAAACTAACAGGGCCAGAAAACTATGCCCTTTGGAGTAGATCTATGCGAGTTGCACTGTTGGTGAAGAACAAATTAGGGTTCGCGGATGGCACTTGTGTCAAAATCTCTTACATATGTGATTTGGACACACAGTGGGAAAGATGCAATGCAGTTGTGGTGTCATGGCTGAGTAGCACTGTTTCGGCAGAATTGGTACCTAGTATCATGTATGCCTCTAGTGCAAGTTTGGGACAAATTCAAGGAGATATTTGATAAGTCTAATTTGACTAGGATTTACCATTTGTGGACACACATTGCAACCCTAAGACAAGGTATGGACTCTGTCacaagttatttttcaaaattaaaagagTTATGGAATGAATTAGATATATTAGCACATTTACCTTCATGTGAGTGTGAGGAATCACGACCTTATGTAGAACACCTAGTAAGACAAAGGCTGTTGCAATTCTAATAGGACTGAATGAGAGTTATAGCCATGTTAGGAGTGATGTTCTACTGAAAAGGCCAGTTTTGAGTGTAAATCAAGCATATGCAGTTGTAGTTCAGGAGGAAAGCCAAAGAAGATTGGGTGTAGTGGATTCCAGTAAGGATCCTTTAACGATGTTAGCAGCATACAAAGGCCAAGTGTTTAAGAACAAAAGGCCAGGGATGATATGTGAACATTGTGGTTATAAGGGACACCTAAAGGAGAATTGCTACAAAATCATTGGGTATCCACATGACTTTAAGAGCAAAAAGAAATGACAGTACAATGTAGCCAAATCATTTGCCAACACTGCAAACACTAAAGATGATACCATTGGGAAGAATCAGATTCAGATTCAACAGGGCAATTACTTTACTGAGAAGCAGTACAAGCAATTGGTGAGTTTGTTGTCAAAGACCTCAACAGGTGAAAACTCTTCAATTCATGGAGCATCCTCTAATTTGGCAGGTACTGTATCATTATTGTCTAATGCTCAATGTTATGATTGGGTAATAGACTCAGGAGCTTCACATCATATTACTTTCTGCAAAAATATTTTGGAAAGAGCATAAACAGGCAGAGTAATGATGGAGTACAGACTCCAACATGATCTAGATCAGAAATTACACATACATGGGATAAAATAGTAATGGATACACAGAGGATTAAGAATGTTCTACATGTTCCAGACTTTAAGTTCAACTTGCTTTCAGTATTAAAACTGATAAAAGAGCTATATTATCCAGCCTGTTTTTATCCTGACTTTGTCATCTTTAGGGCCTCTACAATGGCATGGTTCTAGGATTTGGTAGAGAGGACAATGGGTTTTACATACTCAAAGGGAGAAGATTGTAGTAGTAACATCAGTtcaaaaggagaaaataaaaacCACACTATGGCACAATAGGCTAGGACACGCTTCAACAACAGCTATTCAACACTTACCAGATTTCCAGAATAAAGTCAAACTAGACATACAAAAAGTCTATCATATCTGTCCATTAGCAAAATAAAGTAGACTAAAGTTTCCTACTAGTATCAGTAAAACTAGTAGTATCTTTCAGCTTGTGCATATTGATGTATGGTGGTCATATAGGACAACAACTTATAACAGGAAATACTATTTTGCTACTTTGGTTGATGACTTTAGTAGGTATACATGGGCTTGTTTGTTACATTCAAAATGTGAAGTAATAGTTGTATTGAGGGACTTCTTCTCATTAATAAAGACCCAGTTTGGTACTTGTGTAAAGACATTGAGATATGACAATGgaacaaatttcttcaataacAAATGTAATGAGCTATTGTCTTTACTGGAAATTGTACACCAAAGTAGTTGTCCTTATACACCCCAACAAAATGAGATAGTTGAAAGGAAGCATAGGCATATTTTGGAAGTAAATAGAGCCTTAAAATTCCAAAGTGGTCTGCCTTCAAGATTTTAGGGTGATTGTGTAAAAATTGCAGTCTATCTGATTAATAAGCTGCACGCACAAAGTGTTGAAGGAAAAATCGCCTTATGAAGTACTGTTTGGTAAAATACCTAAAATAGACCATTTAAGGGTATTTGGGTATTTATGTTATGCTTGTGTACTACCTAGGAAAGATAAGTTCTCACCCAGGGCAAGGAGGACTGTCTTGGTTAGGTATTTAGAAACTCAAAAGGGCTACAAATTATATGACCTGGAAACCATGAATTTTCTAGTTAGCAGGGATGTCAGTTTCAAGGAGGATGTATTCCCTTTTAAGCATCTCACAGAAGATGCTGGAGAAATATTCACTTAACTGACAGGCACACCAATACACTCAGGAGGAAGGAGTTCATGCTCACCAGCACATGAACACACTCAAAACCAGTCATTTCAAACAGCATGTGCAGATGAACACACTGATGAAGGTGAATATCTTGCTACTACAGGAGATGGGGATATTATTCCAGAAGCTGAAGCACATTCAAATGAAGAAGGGCTACCAATAACAACAGAACGACCAACAATTGAAGCAGATAGAGATCCTACACAGGAAACAACCCATGATCCACCTGATGCCTTGGAACCTACAACACCTTTAATAGAGGAGCCTATGCCACCAGTCAATGGCACAACTAAACTGAGGAGATTTGGTAGAGGAGTAAAACCACCAAATGGATATCAATAATGCTTTTTTGCAGGGTAACTTAATTGAGAAAGTTTATATGGATCTACCTCAAGGATTTCATAGGCAGGGGGAGTCCAAAGTATGCAGATTACACAAGTCTCTATATGGCTTAAAGCAAGTTTCAAGGCAGTGGAACATCAAGTTAACCAATGCCCTAACTGATGCTAGATACTTCCAGAGTGCCTATGACCATTCCCTGTTCACTAAGAAGGTGAAGGCAGACATAGTCATCATATTAATCTATGTTGATGAAATTCTAATTACTGGGAGCAACAACACATTTGTAGATAAAGCAAAGAACACATTACATAACAGTTTCAAAATGAAGGACCTGTAAGAGCTTAAATATTTTCTGGGAATAGAGATCATGAGATCCAAGAAAGGGATCCTATTAAACCAAAGAAAGTATGCCTTACAACTCATCTCAGACACATGGTTGAGTGGTGCAAGACCTGCTAGTTCTCAACTGGAACAAAATCTGAAGCTCACAACAATCGATTATGACAAACACACGAACAAGACAGAGGATGAGGAACTGAAAGATATAAATGGGTATTAAAGATTGATAGGCAAATTGATCTACTTGACTATAACTAGGTCGAACATCTGTTTCGCAGTACAATTGCTGAGTCAATTCATGCAACATCCAAAATAGTCTTACCTGGAAGCAGCCATGAGAGTTGTCATATACATTAAGAAGTCACCAGGAATGAGGATATTTATGAAAGAGGAGCACTAGCACAAGTGACTGCCTATTGTGATTCAGATTGGGCAGCATGCCCAAACACAAGAAGGTCAGTGACTGGCTATGTGATCAAGTTAGATGACTCATTGGTTTCATGAAAGTCGAAGAAATAATAGACAACGAACAGAAGTTCTGTTGAAGTAGAATATAGAAGTATGGCAGCAGTCACTGCAGAAATTGTTTGGCTAGTAGGACTACTGAAGGATCTTAATGCGGTAGTACAAGAACCTGTGTAAGTTTACACAGATAGTAAAGCAGCAAATCCAATCTATCATGAAAGAACCAAGCACATAGAAATAGACTGCCACTTTATGAGGGAGAAGATTAAAGAAGGACTGATCGCACCTGACTATGTTTCCATCAAGGAGCAAATTGCAAATATAATGACCAAAGGGTTAGGTGTAAGTCAACACCATCTTTTGTTATCCAAGCTAGGAGTGTTAGATGTATTCCACCCTCCAGCTTAAGGGGGAGTATCAAAACTATAGTGGTCAATTTATAATTAGTAAAGATTAGAGAGTTAGTTAGAAGGGAGTGAAGTGCACGTGAGTTAGTTGTTAAATAGTGCACCTCCTAGAATTAGTTAACACTAATTCATTTTCATCTCTTCTCTGCTATAATGAAAAAGCTCAGACTTCTCtccactctttctttctctggaAGTTTCCTTTAATCCTTCATCTCGATTCATTGCATGTTGTAGATTCATAGATGATGAGCTGATAATTCAAGTTCTAACAATCTATGACTTTTTTTGCCAAATCAAATGAAGGAAAACAAAATTAAAGTCGTCTATATCAACTGATCATATTTTATATGATGGTATTAGACACACTGTCTAAAGAATTAATACTCCGTATACGAAATATCAAAAGTATTCTTTTAGATAAATAGTATTAAGGGTTCTACATTTTTCTAAACGAGCAATCCCAACAAGTTAtgttattaaaggtaaaataaagTATTAGAATTAAATAGTTTTCAGAAAAGAAATACTAAAAGTAACATTTTTTCTTTGACGCTAACAAGAAAAATATAGCACATAAAATGGGATATAAAAAATACACTATTTAACTCATACATATTCGTTCGAGTTCTTGAAATTGGAATGAGTTCGCAATGAATCTAAATCGGGAACTTCTTCTTTAGatagtttttaaaatttgaactcaaattttgttcCAATACATACTTAAAGGTTTTCAAGGAGAATATTGTATTGGAAAATGTTTTTCTAAACTAATCAGTCTccctttttatttggccaataACATCCTCGTGTGTTCTTCACTAGCCGAACACATGCATACTATATTCTGGGTATCATAATAAATTAATGTGGGTATCATAATAAATTATGCATAATATGTGTATCATAATAAATTATACATTTTATGTATTATTTCTTAAGTGGTGTGCAAAATCAATAGTgtacaagtaaaagtgaacggagtgAGTATATATATTCTATACCCGACCTGAAAGACACTGCTTCAAATAGAATCAGCTTTCACAATTTTGGTAGAATTTCTTAATGTTTCACTCGGATCATATTTCCTTTGTAAactattttctctttctttctgaTTTGTATTCTTTAAGCTGCTTTTTTTACTAGTCAAGCGTATGAAATAAAACTTAAGAAGTGGGACAAGAAGAGAGACATCAGTAATTTAGGAAATCTCAACGAGATTATCTGTAATCTGCTCTTACGGATATATTATGTGGAGAGAACAACTTTCCCATGTTAGTATCAAAGTCTAtctctttcaaaataaaaattgaagaattaacctaaatagtatagtatagtatagtatatatattaaatgtataatatatatatatatatatatatatatatatatatatatatatatataatttatgtactaaaaaaaaaaaagagtaaattgaACCGCAAAAGATGCTATTTTCAATCAGCCTTGAACACACATGAAACAACTAGTTGTGGGCCAAAATGGAGAAACCTTTTTAAGAAACCTATTGCTTGGGGGCCGGATTCACGAAATGGGCCATCCTTTGGTTTATAGCATGTGCGCCTCTCTCCTTCTTGATTGTTTTATGTCCATTCACAATCATCTACCCCTTAATTCTAAACTAGTTAAATTTATTAGGTTGAAACCTTTTATCTGGAAAATGAAAACAAGACTGGTTATGAATTGTTACATTTAGGGGCGGAGTTATAGTGTTAATTATGGATCCATAAGAGCCTAGTAATTAATAAACTGATATATACATTCTTTGCAATATATGTGCCTATTCATCGcttgtatattattattattatcatcctCAATCAGTATATGCAACATGAGCAACCGACATCAAAAGAAGCTTCTAAAAAATGGACTTCATACAAATATACAATTTCGCTTTTCAAAAGACAAAAGATTCTAACGATCATAATGTTTAATTTAAAAATCAATTAGCAACAAAGAGTGCTCCATAACTGGAGcataaatttcaaataataatGCAGGAGAGAATCTTCTCCGTCAATGGACCCCATGATCACcacatttcttccttttctttcagtattataataataataatataatattactACTACTATATGTTATCCAATGCCAGAGAAGGGAGACCCCACCTGATATTGCATGGAACATGGctctcttttattttcagacACACGACATATTATAATTATAAGCTGCTCTCTCAAGTGGTCCAACCTATAATTGAAAAAACATAAGTAAAAATTTTATCCCTAGGTATATTTATAcccaataaataaatataatgtgTTTTCACAAACATATATAGCTATCACTAAACTGTAAGTAATTAATCTACATTCTCACGTTAATGCATACTGCCTATCGATCGCAAGAATGGAAGTACTCTACATATGCACTTAATTATAAAATCAAAAAGAAACGATTTCTCACATGCTCACTATCAAGTGCTTGGTAATAATTCTTACATGATTAGCTATACACCCAATGAAGGAATTAAACTATTGGCAATAAGAACAAAAAGGACAAAAAGCGTTTAGTGtaattgaataataataataaagaaaattaATTGAACTGTTGCTGCTCTGGCCATGGCCAAAAATTTGTCTGATCATTCACGGGAGTAGCAAACATATTGCAGAATCCTTGATCATctgggaccgttggatcaatcgTGTGGCACTGGAGATCTGATCTTGATGAACTCTGATGAAAGAGCTGGGCCAAAGGGATTGGGCTGGATTCTGGGAAAACATTATTCTTGTTGTTATTGGAGTAAAATGGGCTGTCACCTGATGATGTCCTTGTAGTTGTCGTTGTTCCAATATTTACATCTATACTGTTATTCTCTTCACTTCCATTACTCCAAGATCCCTCGTTTTCTTTGTTCAGATTTATCATTGGTGCGCCTCCGCCGCCTGATTCTCTGTTCCTCAGAGTTAATAACTGTAGCTGCCACCAGAATAATACATAATGGATGACAacaaattaaatgaataaattaaACCAACTTTAGGGAACTGTGCATAACAGAAGTAGGAGTATATATTTTTACGCATAAAAACATCAGAGAAAATTATGAAGAATTTGGTTGCGGCCAAGGCGGTCCTAAATTCTAGAGTAGTTACATTAATTTTTTGTAATTGAGttctaaatttaatttttgtatatatttaataaattttttaatacaaaCACAGAGTTGTACTAAAGTTATTGAATTCGGCAAAATTCGTACTAAAGTTAAATTGATATGTTTTAACTTAGCTGCCCAAATTTGATATCCAACTTGTCCATTTTCTTGGGAAATTATCTAGCTGTGCATTCATGTGAGTGAGGTTACGTGATGATAATCGGAAATTACCTCGGAATGAAGATTCTTGTTTTGAGTCTTGAGTGCATCGTTATCAGACTTAAGTGCATCATATTGTCTCTTCAAGATCTCGTAATCTCTTTCCAATTGCTTAGTCTTCCACCTTGCTCTTCTATTCTGGAACCAGATTGCAATCTGTCTAGGCTGCAACCCTAAAGCTCTAGCCAACTGAATTTTCCTCTCAGGCTCAAGCTTGTTGGCCACTTCAAAACTTCTCTCAAGTGCCTTCACTTGCTCCAAATTAAGCCTCCTCTTCTTCTCCCCTAGCAATTGCGAAGAGCCATCATCATCTGACATTTCATTATCATCCACTCTCAAATCCTGATGATTATCGCACCTCTCCACACCCGAAAACGACATCGATCTCCTCATTAACATTGATGATACGCCTACATACATCATTTTTGACACGGAACATAATTATATATGTGCAAAACTACTTAAATTTCAACAGATATTAAAGTCTGAAATTATGAACATATCAAGTTTAAATCTTGATAGAcatataataaaattacaagtaGGGAGAGATCAGTAAAAAAATGTACGTACCATTGAAGTCTTGATGAGGAATGTTACAAGGAGAGGGAAAAACTTTAGGGGAGGTGGAAGGAATGTGATTATCTTGAAAATTGATGGAAATTTCAGGAGTAGAAGGAACAAAGGCCATGATCCCTGTAATACCAGAAAGCATATTAATGTTAGCTAAAAATATCTCATAAGATTTTTCCAATAGTCAGCTACTGTATATATGGTATGCGTGTCAACAACTGACGGTGTGAAGTCAGAGGTCTAATTTTTAAGTGGGAACATGGAACGGGGACATTAACATGGGGTAGGAAGATGGCAAGACTGGAATCCAGCGAAGTGTATAGTTAAGAATTAAGAGGCATATAACGTGaggtgttatttatttattttattattagtcTTCCAAATATTCTTCTTACCTGCAATGTGATGTTGTTCTATTGCCCTTGCACCTTTGCTAATTTAGGTATTTATATTTACATGACATGAAATCCATTGCAACCCATTCTTGGATTAGTTTATGAGTATTACTTATCATAATTTACTGACTACTTTTTATTATTTATCTGACAATATATACAAGTTAAACTTCTTATCAATTAATATGTGAACTCTCTAGCTATAAGTTAAATTGGCTCGAGTAAGGTTTTCCACTATAAGTCAATCATTATACAATGCATAATGCATACTTTCAATAAATTTCTGGTCACTAATTAATCTTTAATCGGAGAAATATATACAAGATATGAGCTTATGCTGCATGGTTTACCATCTACTGTTTGAGGGAAATTTACTAAAATTGATGAAATTTGTTCAAcatgttatttttttctttgttttgtcctTTTCCTCCCAAAAGCAATAAGAGTTATACGTaacattaaaaattaaaaaataaaattaaaatgattGCATTGTAGGGCTGGCGGCTGGGCAATAGGGGTAATGGATTAAAGTAAGAAAGGGGCACACCAATATGATTCTAAAATGACGTCGTGCAGTCAAAATCAAGTATCAACTTTGGGGCACACATCTATTTTAACTTGCAGGAATTAATCATAATGCAATAATTATATTATGATAATACGTCTGTGTTGGCGATAACTTTAACATTTTCTCTCTAATTAAAAAGGAGAATTAAGATTTGAATCTTATCGGTTcataattttttctctttttaagttAATGAGTAGTATAcattcaatatatttattaagataaatatattatttgaacCAAAGCTACAGAGTTCGACCGCACCCGTAAAAGATACAATCTAGCATTGGCAAGGCGAGATTTAATAGGAAAGTTGAAAACGGACATTAAGCAATTATTAGAGCAGATAGGGTAACTGGATGTGTTTTCTAGTTACATTCTGGTGTATTAAATCCAACAATAAGATCATATAGTCGGCCGCAAAATCTGAAGGCCGCATGTGACTGCTAATCGGATATATGTTGAAATAAATCCTGGCGGCTGATGCATTCCTTGCATCATAAGATCGCTAGCTAAGAAGAAACAGATCA
Proteins encoded in this window:
- the LOC107788420 gene encoding homeobox-leucine zipper protein ATHB-13 yields the protein MLSGITGIMAFVPSTPEISINFQDNHIPSTSPKVFPSPCNIPHQDFNGVSSMLMRRSMSFSGVERCDNHQDLRVDDNEMSDDDGSSQLLGEKKRRLNLEQVKALERSFEVANKLEPERKIQLARALGLQPRQIAIWFQNRRARWKTKQLERDYEILKRQYDALKSDNDALKTQNKNLHSELQLLTLRNRESGGGGAPMINLNKENEGSWSNGSEENNSIDVNIGTTTTTRTSSGDSPFYSNNNKNNVFPESSPIPLAQLFHQSSSRSDLQCHTIDPTVPDDQGFCNMFATPVNDQTNFWPWPEQQQFN